One Streptomyces sp. B21-105 genomic region harbors:
- a CDS encoding helix-turn-helix domain-containing protein produces MATRSTPTERQKRLGAELRKMRLAAGATTEYAAGLLGIDRTRLSNMESGIRPFSVERVRTLACNYACTDGSYVEALAAMAVTGEKGWWEQYRGTLPAGLLDIAELEWHATRVRTAQIMHVPGLLQTEDYARAVFTAVLPALSRLEVELRVNHRMERRKVFQRPDPLPYTAYVHEAALHMPYGGAKVTRQQLEYLATQSEQDSVDVRVIPTSVGGFPGAGHALLYAHGTVPQLDTVQLDSAHGPEFTGAEGQLTKYRAHLDWMDDASLTSPTSRDLIRDIAHDL; encoded by the coding sequence ATGGCCACGAGAAGTACGCCGACCGAGCGGCAGAAGCGATTGGGTGCGGAGTTGCGGAAGATGCGCCTCGCAGCGGGAGCCACCACGGAGTACGCCGCTGGGCTCCTGGGCATCGACCGAACCCGACTGTCCAACATGGAGTCGGGAATCCGCCCCTTCTCCGTCGAACGAGTCCGCACCCTGGCCTGCAACTACGCCTGTACGGACGGGAGCTACGTCGAGGCGTTGGCGGCCATGGCCGTCACGGGGGAGAAAGGCTGGTGGGAACAGTATCGCGGCACTCTCCCAGCCGGCCTGCTGGACATCGCCGAACTGGAATGGCATGCGACACGCGTGCGTACCGCTCAGATCATGCACGTGCCCGGACTGCTCCAGACCGAGGACTACGCCCGTGCTGTCTTCACCGCTGTACTTCCTGCCCTGAGCCGGCTGGAGGTCGAACTGCGGGTAAATCACCGCATGGAGCGTCGCAAAGTCTTTCAGCGGCCCGATCCCCTGCCGTACACCGCCTACGTCCATGAGGCCGCTCTGCACATGCCCTACGGCGGTGCCAAGGTGACCCGCCAACAACTGGAGTACCTGGCCACCCAGTCCGAGCAGGACAGCGTCGATGTCCGAGTGATTCCGACGAGCGTCGGCGGCTTCCCCGGGGCGGGACACGCGCTGCTGTACGCCCACGGAACCGTGCCCCAGTTGGACACCGTCCAGTTGGACTCGGCACATGGGCCGGAGTTCACCGGAGCGGAAGGCCAACTCACGAAGTACCGTGCCCACTTGGACTGGATGGACGACGCCTCGCTGACGTCACCGACCTCACGCGACCTCATCCGCGACATCGCTCATGATCTCTGA
- a CDS encoding VanZ family protein: protein MFFEGSNMIEASIAAVPGLIFSFLILAALIAVPTALVAKARKKPWPLRMAVAAYLAGILAVTLLPGDAGLQSWQCDTGAPTHLFTSASSLLNIALFAPGALLAVLLFKRPVTVAAAFGALSGTVEIAQSAGHLGRSCSVTDLAANATGALLGSLAGALWIYWRRQSVKPLRDLAWGTSLGALAVLAIGGVFESRIDRVDIVAMDDQKRALAESAVQADEWITAAARGVFGSDTQVRETETNKDGNRLQITATTNHGTISGTWPAKTLESAWSSNTRGDAGSLNKNEVTAVAAQFAQKWFPRNVAGSDQRVRSIGDGPTMAYTVVYRRYADKVMMPMRLDLTITTTGRVIGFSARTVDDPVLPRVTVDKAKAKVLAKAATGLPSESALLLAQQVKGEWRPVWLVGSGKQDIAIDATTGERIAGKG, encoded by the coding sequence GTGTTTTTCGAAGGCTCCAACATGATTGAAGCATCTATTGCTGCTGTGCCAGGCCTGATCTTCTCTTTTCTTATCCTCGCTGCGCTCATTGCGGTGCCTACTGCTCTCGTGGCCAAGGCGAGGAAAAAACCGTGGCCCCTCAGAATGGCTGTCGCCGCATACCTGGCCGGCATCTTGGCCGTTACTCTGCTGCCGGGCGACGCCGGTTTGCAATCCTGGCAATGCGACACCGGCGCACCCACCCATCTGTTCACGTCAGCGAGTTCCCTGCTGAACATCGCCCTCTTCGCCCCCGGTGCGCTGCTGGCCGTCCTTCTCTTCAAAAGGCCAGTGACGGTCGCGGCTGCCTTCGGGGCCCTCAGCGGGACGGTGGAAATCGCGCAGTCGGCCGGGCATCTGGGCCGCTCGTGCAGTGTGACGGACCTTGCGGCCAATGCGACCGGCGCGCTACTGGGCTCCCTGGCGGGCGCCCTCTGGATTTACTGGCGGCGGCAATCAGTCAAACCGCTGCGCGACCTCGCATGGGGCACGTCGCTTGGCGCACTCGCTGTGCTGGCCATCGGGGGCGTCTTCGAGTCCCGGATCGATCGGGTCGACATCGTCGCCATGGATGACCAGAAGCGTGCTCTTGCCGAATCCGCCGTCCAGGCCGACGAGTGGATTACCGCCGCGGCCAGAGGGGTCTTCGGAAGTGATACACAGGTGCGGGAGACCGAGACCAATAAAGATGGAAACCGTCTGCAGATCACCGCGACGACGAACCACGGCACCATCTCCGGTACTTGGCCGGCGAAGACCCTTGAGAGTGCTTGGTCCTCGAACACCCGTGGAGACGCGGGGAGTCTCAACAAGAACGAAGTCACGGCAGTTGCGGCACAATTCGCGCAAAAGTGGTTCCCTCGCAATGTGGCGGGCAGTGATCAGCGGGTCCGCTCCATCGGCGACGGCCCGACGATGGCTTATACGGTGGTGTACCGGCGCTACGCGGACAAGGTCATGATGCCGATGCGCCTCGACCTTACGATCACCACCACGGGACGGGTCATCGGGTTCTCGGCCAGAACCGTCGACGATCCGGTGCTTCCGCGAGTGACCGTCGACAAGGCCAAGGCCAAGGTGTTGGCGAAGGCCGCAACGGGGCTGCCGAGTGAGTCTGCCCTGCTGCTTGCCCAGCAGGTCAAAGGAGAGTGGCGGCCCGTCTGGCTTGTCGGCAGTGGCAAGCAGGACATCGCGATCGACGCCACGACCGGCGAACGTATCGCGGGCAAGGGGTGA
- a CDS encoding Scr1 family TA system antitoxin-like transcriptional regulator produces the protein MQFGGRRTTREQLQHLCEMSERESIDIRVLTTDVGAFPGAGHAVLYAHGAVPQLDTVQLDSAHGGEFTHAKAQLAKCRAHMTGGMPNRWTNRLHVTSCTTSPANSEEQP, from the coding sequence ATGCAGTTCGGAGGGAGACGCACCACCCGGGAGCAACTCCAGCACCTGTGCGAGATGTCCGAACGAGAGAGTATCGACATCCGCGTCCTCACCACCGACGTCGGCGCTTTCCCGGGCGCGGGACATGCGGTTCTGTACGCCCACGGTGCCGTCCCTCAACTGGATACCGTCCAACTGGACTCCGCACATGGCGGAGAGTTCACTCACGCCAAGGCACAACTCGCCAAATGCCGTGCCCATATGACTGGTGGCATGCCAAATCGCTGGACCAACAGGCTTCACGTGACTTCATGCACGACATCGCCCGCCAACTCTGAGGAACAGCCGTGA
- a CDS encoding Imm51 family immunity protein codes for MTEAIDHADLAPLSLFDTSPGNYSLILGDNHFAEASDLFEAVGQEVSGYSWDAVAHTAVRVHAPELADRIGGFDPEAGMMCVYGNDEAALRELGLILSGAFHDRAKLAALIEVTDPGDWD; via the coding sequence ATGACTGAAGCAATCGATCACGCGGACCTCGCCCCCCTGAGCCTTTTCGACACATCGCCCGGCAACTACAGCCTGATCCTCGGCGACAACCACTTCGCCGAGGCGAGCGACCTTTTCGAAGCCGTCGGCCAGGAGGTCAGCGGCTACAGCTGGGACGCGGTCGCGCACACTGCGGTGCGCGTCCACGCGCCGGAGCTGGCCGACCGGATCGGCGGTTTCGACCCCGAGGCCGGGATGATGTGCGTCTACGGCAATGACGAGGCGGCGCTGCGGGAGCTCGGGCTGATTCTCAGCGGCGCCTTCCACGACCGCGCCAAGCTGGCCGCGCTGATCGAGGTAACCGACCCCGGAGACTGGGACTGA
- a CDS encoding TetR/AcrR family transcriptional regulator: MATRTDAPTRREQILREAARLFAERGFHGVGVDEIGAAVGISGPGLYRHFPGKDAMLAELLVGISGQLLTGARRRLAEAGTDADRARPDADRVGTDGSPAEAEGSPAEAVLDSLIEGHIDFAIDDRPLITLHDRELDRLRDSDRKLVRQLQRQYVELWVEALRALYPDLAEPAARSAVHSVFGLLNSTPHLGRPGSLPGRAATAQLLHRMARGAFAAAAGV, translated from the coding sequence ATGGCCACGAGAACCGACGCCCCCACCCGGCGCGAGCAGATCCTCAGGGAGGCCGCGCGGCTGTTCGCCGAGCGCGGCTTCCACGGCGTCGGGGTCGACGAGATAGGCGCCGCGGTCGGCATCAGCGGCCCCGGCCTGTACCGGCACTTCCCCGGCAAGGACGCGATGCTCGCGGAACTGCTCGTGGGCATCAGCGGCCAGCTGCTGACCGGCGCCAGACGCCGCCTGGCCGAGGCCGGCACCGACGCCGACCGGGCGAGGCCGGACGCCGACCGGGTGGGGACGGACGGCAGCCCGGCGGAGGCGGAAGGCAGCCCGGCGGAGGCGGTCCTCGACTCGCTCATCGAGGGGCACATCGACTTCGCGATCGACGACCGTCCCCTGATCACCCTGCACGACCGTGAGCTGGACCGCCTGCGCGACAGCGACCGCAAGCTGGTCCGCCAGCTCCAGCGGCAGTACGTCGAACTGTGGGTGGAGGCGCTGCGCGCGCTGTACCCGGACCTCGCCGAGCCCGCCGCCCGCTCCGCGGTCCACTCGGTCTTCGGCCTGCTGAACTCCACCCCGCACCTCGGCCGCCCGGGCTCCCTCCCCGGCCGCGCGGCCACGGCGCAGCTCCTGCACCGCATGGCCCGCGGCGCGTTCGCGGCGGCGGCGGGTGTCTGA
- a CDS encoding carboxyl transferase domain-containing protein yields MEEAPELTSAGDPASEAWRANEEAHRALAEELRGKLAAARLGGGEKARARHTARGKLLPRDRVDTLLDPGSPFLELAPLAADGMYDGQAPAAGVIAGIGRVSGRECVIVANDATVKGGTYYPMTVKKHLRAQEVALENRLPCLYLVDSGGAFLPMQDEVFPDREHFGRIFYNQARMSGAGIPQIAAVLGSCTAGGAYVPAMSDEAVIVRNQGTIFLGGPPLVKAATGEVVTAEELGGGEVHSRISGVTDHLAEDDAHALRIVRNIVATLPARGPLPWQVRPSVEPKVDPYGLTGAVPVDSRTPYDVREVIARVVDGSRFAEFKSEFGQTLVTGFARIHGHPVGIVANNGILFSESAQKGAHFIELCDQRGIPLVFLQNISGFMVGKDYEAGGIAKHGAKMVTAVACTRVPKLTVVVGGSYGAGNYSMCGRAYSPRFLWMWPNAKISVMGGEQAASVLATVKRDQLEAGGQEWPAADEEAFKDPIRAQYERQGNAYYATARLWDDGVIEPQETRQVLGLALTACANAPLGEPRFGVFRM; encoded by the coding sequence ATGGAAGAGGCACCGGAGCTGACGAGCGCGGGCGACCCCGCGTCGGAGGCCTGGCGGGCCAACGAGGAGGCGCACCGCGCACTCGCCGAGGAGCTGCGCGGCAAGCTGGCCGCGGCCCGGCTCGGGGGCGGCGAGAAGGCGCGGGCGCGGCACACCGCGCGCGGCAAGCTGCTGCCCCGGGACCGGGTCGACACCCTCCTGGACCCGGGGTCGCCCTTCCTCGAGCTCGCCCCCCTCGCCGCCGACGGGATGTACGACGGGCAGGCGCCGGCCGCCGGCGTCATCGCGGGGATCGGGCGGGTGAGCGGGCGCGAGTGCGTGATCGTGGCCAACGACGCCACCGTCAAGGGCGGCACCTACTACCCGATGACGGTGAAGAAGCACCTGCGCGCCCAGGAGGTGGCGCTGGAGAACCGCCTGCCGTGTCTTTACCTGGTGGACTCCGGCGGGGCGTTCCTGCCCATGCAGGACGAGGTGTTCCCCGACCGTGAGCACTTCGGGCGGATCTTCTACAACCAGGCCCGGATGTCGGGGGCCGGCATCCCGCAGATCGCGGCGGTCCTCGGGTCGTGCACGGCCGGCGGTGCGTACGTGCCCGCCATGAGCGACGAGGCCGTCATCGTGCGCAACCAGGGGACGATCTTCCTGGGCGGGCCGCCGCTGGTGAAGGCCGCCACGGGCGAGGTCGTCACCGCGGAGGAACTGGGCGGCGGCGAGGTGCACTCCCGGATCTCCGGTGTGACCGACCATCTCGCCGAGGACGACGCGCACGCGCTGCGGATCGTGCGGAACATCGTCGCCACGCTTCCCGCGCGCGGGCCGCTGCCCTGGCAGGTGCGGCCGTCCGTGGAGCCCAAGGTCGACCCCTACGGGCTGACCGGCGCCGTGCCGGTCGACTCCCGCACCCCCTATGACGTACGCGAGGTCATCGCGCGCGTGGTGGACGGCTCCCGGTTCGCGGAGTTCAAGTCCGAGTTCGGGCAGACCCTGGTCACCGGTTTCGCCCGGATCCACGGCCACCCGGTCGGGATCGTCGCCAACAACGGCATCCTGTTCTCCGAGTCCGCCCAGAAGGGCGCCCACTTCATCGAGCTGTGCGACCAGCGCGGGATCCCGCTGGTGTTCCTGCAGAACATCTCCGGCTTCATGGTCGGCAAGGACTACGAGGCCGGGGGCATCGCCAAGCACGGCGCGAAGATGGTGACGGCGGTGGCGTGCACGCGCGTGCCGAAGCTGACGGTCGTCGTCGGCGGGTCGTACGGCGCGGGCAACTACTCCATGTGCGGCCGGGCCTACTCGCCCCGCTTCCTGTGGATGTGGCCCAACGCCAAGATCTCCGTCATGGGCGGCGAGCAGGCCGCCTCCGTCCTCGCCACCGTCAAGCGCGACCAGCTGGAGGCCGGCGGCCAGGAGTGGCCCGCGGCGGACGAAGAGGCGTTCAAGGACCCGATCCGCGCGCAGTACGAGCGGCAGGGCAACGCCTACTACGCGACCGCCCGGCTGTGGGACGACGGGGTCATCGAACCGCAGGAGACCCGGCAGGTGCTGGGCCTGGCCCTGACGGCCTGCGCCAACGCGCCGCTGGGCGAGCCCCGGTTCGGCGTCTTCCGGATGTGA
- a CDS encoding acetyl/propionyl/methylcrotonyl-CoA carboxylase subunit alpha encodes MFDTVLVANRGEIAVRVIRTLRAMGVRSVAVFSDADADARHVREADTAVRIGPPSAADSYLSVERLLDAAARTGAQAVHPGYGFLAENAGFARACADAGLVFIGPPAEAIALMGDKIRAKATVREAGVPVVPGSSGSGLTDDQLVAAAHEIGVPVLLKPSAGGGGKGMRLVRDTAALAEEIAAARREARASFGDDTLLVERWIDRPRHIEIQVLADGHGNVVHLGERECSLQRRHQKIVEEAPSVLLDEATRASMGEAAVQAARSCGYRGAGTVEFIVPGDDPSAYYFMEMNTRLQVEHPVTELVTGLDLVEWQLRAAAGEPLSFGQEDVRLTGHAVEARICAEDPARGFLPSGGTVLRLHEPQGDGVRTDSGLSEGAEVGSLYDPMLSKVIAYGPDRATALRKLRAALAETVTLGVQTNAGFLRRLLAHPAVVAGDLDTGLVEREAESLVSTDVPEAVYEAAAAVRLDALRPVGDGWVDPFSVPSGWRLGGTPRPVSFPLRVTDPVEHTPRGTHSVTGDRVSVTLDGVRHTFHVAADWIGRDGDAWHVRDHDPVAAALTGAARAGADSLTAPMPGTVTVVKVAVGDEVAAGQSLLVVEAMKMEHVISAPHAGTVAELDVSPGSTVAMDQVLAVIAPATAPTGDPGADPTAAPAADLSTAPTAATAAAAAVVPAQEDR; translated from the coding sequence ATGTTTGACACAGTGCTCGTGGCCAACCGGGGCGAGATCGCCGTCCGCGTCATCCGCACGCTGCGCGCCATGGGCGTGCGCTCGGTGGCGGTCTTCTCCGACGCCGACGCGGACGCCCGGCACGTCCGGGAGGCCGACACGGCCGTACGGATCGGCCCGCCGTCCGCCGCCGACAGCTATCTGTCGGTCGAGCGGCTGCTGGACGCGGCCGCGCGGACCGGCGCCCAGGCCGTCCACCCGGGGTACGGCTTCCTGGCCGAGAACGCGGGCTTCGCGCGTGCCTGCGCCGACGCGGGGCTGGTCTTCATCGGGCCGCCCGCCGAGGCGATCGCCCTGATGGGCGACAAGATCCGGGCCAAGGCCACCGTGCGGGAGGCCGGGGTCCCGGTGGTGCCGGGTTCGAGCGGCAGCGGTCTGACGGACGACCAGCTCGTCGCCGCCGCCCACGAGATCGGCGTGCCCGTGCTGCTGAAGCCGAGCGCGGGCGGCGGCGGCAAGGGCATGCGGCTGGTGCGGGACACCGCGGCGCTGGCCGAGGAGATCGCGGCCGCCCGCCGTGAGGCCCGCGCTTCCTTCGGCGACGACACGCTCCTCGTCGAGCGGTGGATCGACCGCCCCCGGCACATCGAGATCCAGGTCCTGGCCGACGGCCACGGCAACGTGGTGCACCTCGGCGAGCGCGAGTGCTCGCTCCAGCGCCGGCACCAGAAGATCGTCGAGGAGGCGCCGAGCGTCCTGCTGGACGAGGCCACGCGCGCGTCGATGGGCGAGGCGGCCGTGCAGGCGGCGCGCTCGTGCGGGTACCGGGGCGCGGGCACGGTGGAGTTCATCGTGCCGGGCGACGACCCGTCGGCGTACTACTTCATGGAGATGAACACCCGCCTCCAGGTGGAGCACCCGGTCACCGAACTGGTCACCGGCCTCGACCTGGTGGAGTGGCAGCTGCGGGCGGCGGCCGGCGAGCCGCTGTCCTTCGGCCAGGAGGACGTCCGGCTGACCGGGCACGCGGTGGAGGCGCGGATCTGCGCCGAGGACCCCGCGCGCGGGTTCCTGCCGTCCGGCGGCACGGTGCTCAGGCTGCACGAGCCGCAGGGCGACGGTGTGCGCACCGACTCCGGGCTCAGCGAGGGCGCCGAGGTCGGCAGCCTCTACGACCCGATGTTGTCCAAGGTGATCGCCTACGGCCCGGACCGGGCGACCGCGCTGCGCAAGCTGCGTGCGGCCCTCGCGGAGACGGTCACGCTGGGCGTGCAGACCAATGCCGGGTTCCTGCGGCGGCTGCTGGCGCATCCGGCGGTCGTGGCGGGCGATCTGGACACGGGGCTGGTGGAGCGGGAGGCGGAGTCGCTCGTCTCCACCGACGTGCCGGAGGCGGTGTACGAGGCCGCGGCGGCCGTACGGCTCGACGCCCTGCGCCCGGTGGGCGACGGCTGGGTCGACCCGTTCTCGGTGCCCAGCGGCTGGCGGCTGGGCGGCACGCCCAGGCCCGTCTCCTTCCCGCTGCGCGTCACCGACCCGGTGGAGCACACCCCGCGCGGCACGCACTCCGTCACCGGCGACCGCGTGTCGGTGACGCTGGACGGCGTCCGGCACACCTTCCACGTCGCCGCCGACTGGATCGGGCGCGACGGCGACGCCTGGCATGTGCGCGACCATGACCCGGTCGCCGCCGCTCTCACCGGCGCCGCCCGCGCGGGCGCCGACTCGCTCACCGCGCCCATGCCGGGCACGGTGACGGTCGTCAAGGTCGCCGTCGGCGACGAGGTGGCCGCCGGTCAGAGTCTGCTGGTGGTGGAGGCGATGAAGATGGAGCACGTCATCTCCGCCCCGCACGCCGGCACGGTCGCCGAGCTCGACGTGTCGCCGGGCTCGACGGTCGCCATGGACCAGGTGCTCGCCGTCATCGCCCCGGCCACTGCCCCGACGGGCGACCCGGGGGCCGATCCGACCGCAGCCCCGGCAGCCGACCTGTCCACCGCCCCGACGGCCGCCACGGCCGCGGCCGCAGCCGTCGTCCCGGCACAGGAGGACCGATGA
- a CDS encoding hydroxymethylglutaryl-CoA lyase, producing the protein MTLPMVVPDPDLDLPARVRIHEVGARDGLQNEKTTVPTAVKAEFVHRLAGAGLTTIEATSFVHPKWVPQLADAEQLFPLLSDVDAALPVLVPNERGLDRALALGARRIAVFASATESFAKANLNRTVDEALAMFAPVVARAKAEGVHVRGYLSMCFGDPWEGAVPVDQVVRVCRALLDQGCDELSLGDTIGVATPGHVGALLTALNEQGVPTGALGVHFHDTYGQALANTLAALRHGVTTVDASAGGLGGCPYARSATGNLATEDLVWMLQGLGIDTGVDLGRLVATSEWMAGHLGRPSPSRTVRALGNTTQPHKEQ; encoded by the coding sequence ATGACACTCCCCATGGTCGTACCGGACCCGGACCTGGACCTGCCGGCCCGGGTGCGGATCCACGAGGTCGGCGCGCGCGACGGACTGCAGAACGAGAAGACGACCGTGCCGACGGCCGTCAAGGCCGAGTTCGTGCACCGGCTCGCCGGCGCGGGCCTCACCACCATCGAGGCCACGAGCTTCGTCCACCCGAAGTGGGTGCCCCAACTCGCCGACGCCGAGCAGCTGTTCCCGCTGCTGAGCGACGTGGACGCGGCGCTGCCGGTGCTCGTGCCGAACGAACGCGGACTGGACCGGGCGCTCGCCCTGGGCGCCCGCCGGATCGCCGTCTTCGCCAGCGCCACCGAGTCCTTCGCCAAGGCCAACCTCAACCGCACGGTGGACGAGGCGCTGGCCATGTTCGCGCCGGTGGTGGCCCGCGCGAAGGCCGAGGGCGTGCATGTGCGCGGCTATCTCTCCATGTGCTTCGGCGACCCGTGGGAGGGCGCGGTGCCGGTCGACCAGGTCGTGCGGGTCTGCCGCGCCCTGCTCGACCAGGGCTGCGACGAGCTGAGCCTGGGCGACACCATCGGGGTCGCCACCCCGGGCCACGTCGGGGCCCTGCTGACCGCGCTGAACGAACAGGGCGTGCCCACCGGCGCGCTCGGCGTGCACTTCCACGACACCTACGGGCAGGCGCTCGCCAACACCCTCGCCGCGCTCCGGCACGGCGTCACGACCGTCGACGCCTCGGCGGGCGGTCTCGGCGGCTGTCCGTACGCCAGGTCCGCCACCGGAAACCTCGCCACCGAAGACCTCGTGTGGATGCTGCAGGGCCTCGGCATCGACACCGGGGTCGATCTCGGCCGCCTCGTCGCCACAAGCGAGTGGATGGCCGGCCACCTGGGCCGACCCAGCCCGTCCCGCACCGTACGAGCCCTCGGTAACACGACACAGCCCCACAAGGAGCAGTGA
- a CDS encoding acyl-CoA dehydrogenase family protein: protein MDHRLSPELEELRRTVEEFAHDVVAPKIGDFYERHEFPYEIVREMGRMGLFGLPFPEEHGGMGGDYLALGLVLEELARVDSSVAITLEAGVSLGAMPIHLFGTPEQKREWLPRLCSGEILGAFGLTEPDGGSDAGATRTTARLDPDTDEWVINGSKCFITNSGTDITGLVTVTAVTGRKPDGRPLISAIIVPSGTPGFTVASPYSKVGWNASDTRELSFSDVRVPAANLLGEEGRGYAQFLRILDEGRIAIAALATGLAQGCVDESVKYAKERRAFGRPIGANQAIQFKIADMEMKAHTARLAWRDAASRLVAGEPFKKEAALAKLYSSTIAVDNARDATQVHGGYGFMNEYPVARMWRDSKILEIGEGTSEVQRMLIARELGLTD from the coding sequence ATGGACCACCGTCTCTCCCCCGAACTGGAAGAACTCCGCCGCACCGTCGAGGAGTTCGCCCACGACGTCGTCGCGCCCAAGATCGGCGACTTCTACGAGCGGCACGAGTTCCCCTACGAGATCGTCCGTGAGATGGGCCGCATGGGCCTGTTCGGGCTGCCGTTCCCGGAGGAGCACGGCGGCATGGGCGGCGACTACCTCGCCCTCGGCCTCGTGCTGGAGGAACTGGCGCGGGTCGACTCGTCGGTGGCGATCACCCTGGAGGCGGGCGTCTCGCTGGGCGCCATGCCGATCCATCTCTTCGGCACGCCGGAGCAGAAGCGGGAGTGGTTGCCGCGGCTGTGCTCCGGCGAGATCCTCGGCGCGTTCGGGCTGACCGAGCCGGACGGCGGCTCGGACGCGGGCGCGACGCGTACGACGGCCCGCCTCGACCCCGACACGGATGAATGGGTCATCAACGGATCGAAGTGCTTCATCACCAACTCGGGCACCGACATCACGGGGCTGGTCACCGTCACGGCGGTGACGGGCCGCAAGCCGGACGGCAGGCCGCTGATCTCGGCGATCATCGTGCCGTCCGGCACCCCCGGCTTCACCGTCGCGAGCCCGTACTCGAAGGTCGGCTGGAACGCCTCCGACACCCGGGAGCTGTCCTTCTCCGACGTGCGCGTCCCGGCGGCGAACCTGCTGGGCGAGGAGGGGCGCGGGTACGCGCAGTTCCTGCGGATCCTCGACGAGGGGCGCATCGCCATCGCGGCGCTGGCCACCGGGCTGGCGCAGGGCTGTGTGGACGAGTCGGTGAAGTACGCGAAGGAACGGCGTGCGTTCGGCCGTCCGATCGGCGCCAACCAGGCCATCCAGTTCAAGATCGCCGACATGGAGATGAAGGCCCACACGGCCCGTCTCGCCTGGCGGGACGCGGCGTCGCGGCTGGTGGCCGGCGAGCCGTTCAAGAAGGAGGCCGCGCTGGCGAAGCTGTACTCGTCGACGATCGCCGTCGACAACGCCCGCGACGCCACCCAGGTGCACGGCGGTTACGGCTTCATGAACGAGTACCCGGTGGCCCGGATGTGGCGCGACTCCAAGATCCTGGAGATCGGCGAGGGCACCAGTGAGGTCCAGCGGATGCTGATCGCCCGCGAGTTGGGCCTGACGGACTGA